One stretch of Micromonospora cremea DNA includes these proteins:
- a CDS encoding FtsX-like permease family protein, with amino-acid sequence MTATANPSRTAARPTGGGLAARRAVIRWAVRLFRREWRQQLLAIALLTVAVTGATFGLAATWNLPPSSDATFGRADQLIRIPGDDPAALDTRVTAAREWFGTIDVIGHRRVPVPGLFDPVDVRAQDPAGAYGGPMLDLRQGRYPTGPAELAVTDGVARALRAGLGARVPFGDADRLIVGVVENPADLHDEFALTDPAHANRPQSVTVLVAGDHDTMEAFRRTVDGPLVRESRPVAERTTLTLAALALATVGLLLVSLVAAAGFVVLAQRRLRQLGMLAAMGATRRHLRLVLLVNGAAVGVVAAVCGTAVGVAAWLVTAGFVETAAGHRIGRFDLPWLTIGVGMLLAVVTATAAAWWPARAVARTPIMSALSARPPAPPAARRTAVAAAALLAAGLTALVLSDGSNPLLIVVGSVGTVLGVLLASPLTIPALAAARGGLPVAVRLALADLARYRVRAGAALAAISLAVGLSAAIVVGSAAAEYRSREAAGLGNLADSQLLVRIGQPDPVIPERTAAEIAALHARTDTIAASVGGAIVIPLDMAVVASHTDPGREGGPTGHPAVEIGVPRAAGESTTSHPLYVVSPELLRLNGAAGMAVDADTDVLTTRTGELALMNIPARGVRPTVRTLARSGYTGLPDSLITPAALDRHGWQPARVGWFLTADHPLTSAQLATAQELAAAAGLTIEARREQGSLTALRTGATVAGVLLALGVLATTVGLIRGEAAADLRTLTATGASRRVRRTLTATTAGALALLGAVLGVAGAYLALAAALHRDLDPLGAVPVAHLVAIVSGLLLVATGAGWLLAGRPPPSLARRVLD; translated from the coding sequence GTGACCGCCACCGCGAATCCGAGCCGGACGGCCGCCCGGCCCACGGGCGGCGGGCTTGCGGCCCGCCGCGCGGTGATCCGCTGGGCGGTACGACTGTTCCGCCGCGAGTGGCGGCAGCAACTGCTGGCCATCGCGCTGCTCACCGTCGCGGTCACCGGTGCCACCTTCGGTCTGGCGGCGACGTGGAACCTCCCCCCATCGAGCGATGCCACGTTCGGCCGCGCCGACCAGCTCATCCGGATCCCCGGCGACGACCCCGCCGCGCTGGACACCCGGGTCACCGCGGCCCGGGAGTGGTTCGGCACGATCGACGTGATCGGTCACCGGCGCGTGCCGGTGCCGGGATTGTTCGACCCGGTGGACGTCCGGGCCCAGGACCCCGCCGGCGCGTACGGCGGCCCGATGCTCGACCTGCGGCAGGGCCGCTACCCGACCGGGCCCGCCGAGCTGGCGGTGACCGACGGGGTGGCGCGAGCCCTGCGTGCCGGGCTCGGCGCCCGGGTCCCGTTCGGTGACGCCGACCGCCTGATCGTCGGCGTGGTGGAAAACCCGGCGGATCTGCACGACGAGTTCGCCCTCACCGACCCGGCGCACGCCAACCGGCCGCAGTCGGTGACGGTGCTGGTGGCCGGCGACCACGACACCATGGAGGCCTTCCGCCGGACCGTCGACGGCCCGCTGGTGCGCGAGTCCCGGCCGGTGGCCGAGCGCACCACGCTCACCCTCGCCGCGCTGGCGCTGGCCACCGTCGGCCTGCTGCTCGTGTCGCTCGTGGCCGCCGCCGGGTTCGTGGTGCTGGCCCAGCGCCGGCTGCGTCAGCTCGGCATGCTGGCGGCGATGGGCGCCACCCGCCGACACCTGCGGCTGGTGCTGCTGGTCAACGGCGCGGCTGTCGGGGTGGTCGCCGCGGTCTGCGGCACCGCCGTCGGGGTCGCCGCCTGGCTGGTCACCGCCGGTTTCGTCGAGACCGCGGCCGGGCACCGCATCGGCCGCTTCGACCTGCCCTGGCTCACCATCGGCGTGGGCATGCTGCTGGCCGTGGTCACCGCGACCGCCGCCGCCTGGTGGCCGGCCCGCGCGGTGGCGCGTACCCCGATCATGAGCGCGCTGTCGGCACGGCCACCGGCCCCGCCGGCGGCGCGGCGGACCGCCGTGGCCGCGGCCGCGCTGCTCGCCGCCGGCCTCACCGCCCTGGTGCTCTCCGACGGGTCGAACCCGCTGCTCATCGTCGTGGGCAGCGTCGGCACCGTGCTCGGCGTGCTGCTCGCCAGCCCGCTCACCATCCCGGCGCTGGCGGCGGCCCGGGGCGGCCTTCCGGTGGCCGTTCGGCTCGCGCTGGCCGACCTGGCCCGGTATCGCGTTCGGGCTGGTGCGGCGCTCGCCGCGATCAGTCTCGCGGTGGGCCTGTCGGCGGCGATCGTGGTGGGCTCCGCCGCGGCGGAGTACCGCAGCCGGGAGGCGGCCGGGCTGGGCAACCTGGCGGACAGCCAGCTGCTGGTCCGGATCGGCCAGCCGGACCCGGTGATTCCGGAGCGCACGGCCGCCGAGATCGCCGCTCTCCATGCCCGGACCGACACCATCGCGGCCAGCGTTGGCGGGGCGATCGTCATTCCGCTCGACATGGCGGTGGTGGCCTCGCACACCGACCCGGGTCGGGAGGGGGGACCGACCGGCCACCCGGCCGTCGAGATCGGCGTTCCGCGCGCAGCCGGCGAGTCGACGACCTCGCATCCGCTCTACGTGGTCAGTCCCGAGCTGCTCCGGCTGAACGGGGCGGCCGGAATGGCGGTCGACGCCGACACCGATGTGCTCACCACCCGCACCGGTGAGCTGGCGCTGATGAACATCCCGGCCCGGGGCGTTCGGCCCACCGTGCGCACCCTGGCCCGGTCCGGCTACACCGGGCTGCCCGACTCGCTGATCACTCCCGCCGCGCTCGACCGGCACGGCTGGCAGCCGGCCCGGGTCGGGTGGTTCCTCACGGCCGACCACCCCCTCACCAGCGCGCAGCTGGCCACGGCCCAGGAGCTGGCCGCCGCCGCCGGGCTCACCATCGAGGCACGCCGGGAACAGGGGTCGCTGACCGCGCTGCGGACCGGCGCGACCGTCGCCGGCGTGCTGCTCGCGCTCGGGGTGCTCGCGACAACCGTCGGGCTCATCCGGGGCGAGGCGGCAGCGGACCTGCGCACCCTGACCGCGACCGGTGCGTCGAGGCGGGTACGGCGGACCCTCACCGCCACCACCGCCGGTGCCCTCGCCCTGCTCGGTGCCGTGCTGGGTGTGGCCGGCGCGTACCTGGCGTTGGCCGCCGCCCTGCACCGTGACCTCGACCCGCTCGGCGCCGTGCCCGTCGCGCACCTCGTGGCGATCGTCAGCGGACTGCTGTTGGTCGCCACCGGCGCCGGATGGCTGCTCGCCGGCCGGCCGCCGCCGTCGCTGGCCCGTCGCGTCCTGGACTGA
- a CDS encoding ABC transporter ATP-binding protein, with translation MSVVLTLRQVSKVYGAGAAAVHALRGVDLDVVAGELVAVMGPSGSGKSTLLTIAGTLEEPTDGQVTVCGSELATLSADATARLRRRSLGFVFQDLNLLAGLSAAENVALPLELDGMAARPARAAALRVLDELGLTDRAGHFPDDLSGGERQRVAIARAVVGDRRLLLADEPTGALDAANGEAVLRMLRSACKRGIAGVMVTHDAQLASWADRVIFIRDGRVVDQTAPSAGPDALLAPDPAL, from the coding sequence ATGAGCGTCGTGCTGACCCTGCGACAGGTGTCCAAGGTGTACGGCGCCGGAGCCGCCGCCGTACACGCCCTGCGCGGGGTCGACCTCGACGTGGTCGCCGGTGAACTGGTCGCCGTGATGGGCCCCAGCGGCTCGGGCAAGAGCACCCTGCTGACCATCGCGGGCACCCTGGAGGAGCCCACCGACGGCCAGGTCACGGTGTGCGGGTCCGAGCTCGCCACGCTCTCCGCCGACGCCACCGCCCGGCTGCGTCGCCGGTCGCTCGGCTTCGTCTTCCAGGATCTGAACCTGCTCGCCGGCCTCTCCGCCGCCGAGAACGTGGCCCTGCCCCTGGAGCTGGACGGCATGGCCGCGCGTCCGGCGCGAGCCGCCGCCCTGCGGGTGCTCGACGAGCTGGGGTTGACCGACCGCGCCGGCCACTTCCCCGACGACCTCTCCGGGGGCGAGCGCCAACGGGTCGCCATCGCCCGCGCCGTGGTGGGGGACCGGCGGCTGCTGCTCGCCGACGAGCCCACCGGCGCCCTCGACGCGGCCAACGGCGAAGCCGTCCTGCGGATGCTCCGCTCGGCCTGCAAGCGCGGCATCGCGGGAGTGATGGTCACCCACGACGCCCAGCTCGCCTCCTGGGCCGATCGGGTGATCTTCATACGGGACGGCCGGGTCGTCGACCAGACCGCGCCGTCGGCCGGCCCGGACGCTCTGCTCGCCCCGGACCCGGCGCTGTGA
- a CDS encoding PadR family transcriptional regulator, translating to MSIRHAMLALLTEAPKYGLQLRQEFEARTGEVWPLNVGQVYTTLQRLEREGHVQSDDAGRDGAQKRYRLTADGERELYGWLRTPPQAGPPPRDELVMKVQVAMRLPQVDVTEILQAHRRRIVEEMQHYTHLKADAAPEDVGLGLVVDAELFRLEAVVRWLDAADARLRTRPTPPADAASAPPAADAPAGRTTRADRDKTSGARR from the coding sequence GTGAGCATCCGTCACGCCATGCTGGCGCTGCTCACCGAGGCACCGAAGTACGGTCTCCAACTCCGCCAGGAGTTCGAGGCGCGCACCGGCGAGGTCTGGCCGCTCAACGTCGGGCAGGTCTACACCACGCTGCAACGCCTGGAGCGCGAGGGGCACGTCCAGTCCGACGACGCCGGTCGCGACGGCGCCCAGAAGCGCTACCGGCTCACCGCCGACGGCGAGCGTGAGCTGTACGGCTGGCTGCGTACGCCGCCGCAGGCCGGGCCGCCGCCCCGGGACGAGCTCGTCATGAAGGTGCAGGTGGCGATGCGGCTGCCGCAGGTGGACGTGACCGAGATCCTCCAGGCCCACCGGCGGCGGATCGTCGAGGAGATGCAGCACTACACGCACCTCAAGGCCGATGCGGCACCGGAGGACGTCGGCCTCGGCCTCGTCGTCGACGCCGAGCTGTTCCGGCTGGAAGCGGTCGTCCGCTGGCTCGACGCCGCGGACGCCCGCCTGCGCACCCGCCCGACGCCGCCCGCCGACGCCGCCAGCGCGCCGCCCGCCGCCGACGCCCCCGCCGGGCGTACGACGCGGGCGGACCGCGACAAGACGTCCGGAGCCCGGCGATGA
- a CDS encoding TMEM175 family protein, giving the protein MAAAADEVEQPDAGLRMSETDRLTAFSDGVFAIVITLLVIELRVPEYHKGELLTGLLDEGASYLAFVVSFVYVGVLWLNHHALVRLIRATTLALSWINLGILFGAVIIPFPTAVLASALTHGDTADRRAAVALYALAAALMSAPWLVFFGYLRRHPALLRRGVSPDYVRAQRLRPVTGLVLYGLSGLLGWFVNPMLGLIGVIVMIMYHAFTSEGLRRRAAHR; this is encoded by the coding sequence ATGGCCGCAGCAGCCGACGAGGTCGAGCAGCCCGACGCCGGGCTACGCATGTCCGAGACGGACCGGTTGACCGCGTTCAGCGACGGCGTCTTCGCCATCGTCATCACACTGCTGGTCATCGAGCTGCGGGTGCCGGAGTACCACAAGGGTGAGTTGCTGACCGGGCTGCTCGACGAAGGAGCGTCCTACCTGGCCTTCGTGGTGTCCTTCGTCTACGTCGGAGTGCTCTGGCTCAACCACCACGCGCTGGTCCGGCTGATCCGCGCCACCACCCTCGCGCTGAGCTGGATCAACCTCGGCATCCTCTTCGGCGCGGTGATCATCCCGTTCCCCACGGCCGTGCTGGCGTCCGCGCTCACCCACGGCGACACCGCCGACCGCCGCGCCGCCGTCGCCCTGTACGCGCTGGCCGCCGCGCTGATGTCGGCCCCCTGGCTGGTGTTCTTCGGCTACCTGCGCCGCCACCCGGCGCTGCTCCGGCGCGGGGTCAGTCCCGATTACGTGCGGGCGCAGCGACTGCGACCGGTCACCGGCCTGGTCCTCTACGGGCTCAGCGGCCTGCTCGGCTGGTTCGTCAATCCGATGCTGGGCCTGATCGGCGTCATCGTCATGATCATGTATCACGCGTTCACCAGTGAAGGGCTGCGCCGCCGGGCCGCACATCGCTGA
- a CDS encoding nucleotidyltransferase family protein gives MGQLPVIAGLLLAAGAGRRYGRPKALVELAGEPLVRRGIRLLRDGGCAPVHVVLGAGADELPALPGAVPVRHDRWQEGLGSSLRRGLASLPVDAPAVVVILVDQPLISPVAVRRVLRAHADGAAVAVATYAGRPGHPVLLGRSTWPLLEGYAVGDRGARDLLRARPDLVVEVPCDDAGSPVDVDTPADLPGA, from the coding sequence GTGGGACAACTGCCAGTGATCGCCGGGCTGCTGCTGGCTGCCGGCGCCGGACGGCGCTACGGCCGGCCCAAGGCGCTGGTCGAGCTGGCCGGGGAGCCGCTGGTGCGGCGCGGGATCCGGCTGCTGCGGGACGGGGGCTGCGCACCGGTGCACGTGGTGCTCGGCGCGGGCGCGGACGAGCTGCCGGCGCTGCCCGGCGCGGTGCCGGTGCGCCACGACCGCTGGCAGGAGGGGTTGGGCTCCTCGCTGCGCCGGGGCCTCGCCTCGCTGCCGGTCGACGCGCCGGCGGTCGTGGTGATTCTCGTCGACCAGCCGCTGATCAGCCCGGTCGCGGTCCGCCGGGTACTTCGGGCGCACGCCGACGGCGCCGCCGTGGCGGTCGCCACCTACGCCGGCCGGCCCGGGCATCCGGTGCTGCTGGGCCGGTCGACCTGGCCGCTGCTAGAGGGGTACGCAGTCGGCGACCGGGGCGCGCGCGACCTGCTGCGGGCCCGCCCGGACCTGGTGGTCGAGGTGCCCTGCGACGACGCCGGCTCACCGGTCGACGTGGACACCCCGGCGGACCTGCCCGGCGCGTGA
- a CDS encoding 2Fe-2S iron-sulfur cluster-binding protein, protein MRGGPESETTTDERHSSQVAFDVNDARRELTLDNRTTLLDALRERLGLTGAKKGCDHGQCGSCTVLLDGRRVKSCLVFAVTLDGRSVVTVEGLAGPDELSPLQAAFVAHDAFQCGYCTPGQLCSARGMLDEVARGWPSAVTDDLTAPAELTDAEIRERMAGNLCRCAAYPHIVAAVRETAAAR, encoded by the coding sequence GTGCGGGGCGGACCGGAGAGCGAGACGACCACCGACGAGCGGCACTCGTCCCAGGTGGCGTTCGACGTCAACGACGCTCGGCGCGAGCTGACCCTGGACAACCGCACCACCCTGCTGGACGCGCTGCGCGAACGGCTCGGCCTGACCGGGGCGAAGAAGGGCTGCGACCACGGCCAGTGCGGCTCGTGCACGGTGCTGCTCGACGGCCGCCGGGTGAAGAGCTGCCTGGTCTTCGCGGTCACCCTGGACGGCCGGTCGGTGGTCACCGTGGAGGGGCTGGCCGGGCCGGACGAGCTGTCCCCGCTCCAGGCCGCCTTCGTCGCGCACGACGCTTTCCAGTGCGGCTACTGCACCCCCGGACAGCTCTGCTCCGCCCGCGGCATGCTCGACGAGGTCGCCCGGGGCTGGCCCAGCGCCGTCACCGACGATCTCACCGCACCGGCCGAGCTGACCGACGCGGAGATCCGCGAACGGATGGCGGGCAACCTGTGCCGCTGCGCCGCGTACCCGCACATCGTCGCGGCCGTCCGCGAGACGGCGGCGGCGCGGTGA
- a CDS encoding FAD binding domain-containing protein: protein MRPFRYHRPAGVTDAVAVLAAEPQAAYLAGGTNLVDLMKLGVQRPDLLVDVTRLPLDAVEELPDGGLRIGATVRNSDLAAHPVVRRDYPVLARALLAAASGQLRNLATTGGNLLQRTRCVYFQDTGKACNKREPGSGCAARHGQNRDLAVLDWSDLCVATHPSDLAVALAALDAVVEVHEPDGPRDVPLAALHRSPGEHPERETTLARGALITAVRLPHLPAARRSAYLKVRDRASFAFAVGSVAAVLDLDGDVVRDVRLAYGAVAHRPWRAYRAEEELRGRPFSPELAARAADAELAEARPLRHNGFKLPLTRAITVRALTELAEGTPAP from the coding sequence GTGAGACCGTTCCGCTACCACCGGCCGGCCGGCGTGACCGACGCGGTCGCCGTGCTGGCCGCCGAGCCGCAGGCGGCGTACCTGGCCGGCGGGACCAACCTGGTCGACCTGATGAAGCTCGGAGTGCAGCGGCCCGACCTGCTGGTGGACGTGACCCGGCTGCCGCTGGACGCCGTCGAGGAGCTGCCCGACGGCGGGCTGCGGATCGGCGCGACGGTCCGCAACAGCGACCTGGCCGCCCACCCGGTGGTCCGGCGCGACTACCCGGTGCTGGCCCGCGCCCTGCTCGCCGCCGCCTCCGGACAGCTGCGCAACCTGGCCACCACCGGCGGCAACCTGTTGCAGCGCACCCGCTGCGTCTACTTTCAGGACACCGGCAAGGCCTGCAACAAGCGCGAGCCGGGCAGCGGCTGCGCCGCCCGGCACGGCCAGAACCGCGACCTGGCCGTGCTGGACTGGTCCGACCTCTGTGTGGCGACCCACCCGTCGGACCTGGCGGTCGCGCTCGCCGCGCTGGACGCCGTGGTGGAGGTGCACGAGCCTGACGGTCCCCGGGACGTTCCGTTGGCGGCGCTGCACCGCTCACCCGGCGAGCACCCCGAACGGGAGACCACCCTGGCCCGGGGAGCGCTGATCACCGCCGTCCGGCTACCGCACCTGCCGGCCGCGCGCCGCTCGGCGTACCTCAAGGTGCGCGACCGGGCGTCGTTCGCCTTCGCCGTCGGCTCGGTGGCCGCGGTGCTGGACCTCGACGGCGACGTGGTCCGCGACGTCCGGCTGGCGTACGGGGCGGTGGCGCACCGGCCGTGGCGGGCGTACCGGGCCGAGGAGGAGCTGCGCGGGCGGCCGTTCAGCCCGGAGCTGGCCGCGCGGGCCGCCGACGCCGAGCTGGCCGAGGCCCGCCCGTTACGGCACAACGGCTTCAAGCTGCCGCTGACCCGGGCGATCACGGTGCGGGCCCTGACCGAACTGGCCGAGGGGACCCCCGCACCATGA
- a CDS encoding xanthine dehydrogenase family protein molybdopterin-binding subunit — translation MTTGAVGRAYSRLEGREKVTGTARYAVEYPVDGVTYGWAVPAAVVRGRITRVDAAPALALPGVLAVVHHGNAPRLAPGPERDLWLLQEPAVHYRGQLIAVVVATSLEAAREGARLVRIDYDAGPHSTVLTAEHPGLYRPDQVNPSYPTDTAEGDFDAGYAAAPVRMDATYRTPAYHNNPMEPHATTAQWRDGRLLVHDSNQGAAPVQAALAELFELPRESVRVITEHVGGGFGGKGYAKAAVVLAALAARQVDRPVRLALTRQQVFGPVGYRTPTIQRVRLAADTDGRITAICHDAISQTSTLREFAEQTAVYTRSMYAAPHRRTTHRLVRLDVPTPFWMRAPGECPGAYALESAMDELATAVGIDPVELRIRNDPAVDPELGRAFTSRNLVACLREGARRFGWAERDPAPRARRDGRWLVGTGVAGASYPARARAAAATATARPDGGFLVRIDATDIGTGARTALWQVAADALGVPPDRVDIQIGDSDLPPAGVAGGSMGTASWTWAVIRACEALREKLRHTPGGGPSDGEVTAEVSTADEVREQPALPRYAYGAHFVEVRVDADTGEVRVNRMLGVFAAGRVVNPTTARSQLIGGMTMGLSMAMHEEGVLDERYGDWVNHDLATYHITGCADVERIEAHWLDEQDGELNPAGVKGIGEIGIVGSAAAITNAVHHATGVRIRDLPIRLDKLIGLSPLA, via the coding sequence ATGACCACCGGCGCGGTGGGCCGGGCGTACTCCCGGTTGGAGGGCCGGGAGAAGGTCACCGGCACGGCACGGTACGCGGTGGAGTACCCGGTGGACGGGGTCACCTACGGCTGGGCGGTGCCGGCGGCGGTGGTCCGGGGACGGATCACCCGGGTCGACGCGGCGCCGGCGCTCGCGCTGCCCGGCGTGCTCGCCGTGGTGCACCACGGCAACGCCCCCCGACTCGCACCCGGGCCGGAGCGGGACCTGTGGCTGTTGCAGGAGCCCGCGGTGCACTACCGGGGGCAGCTGATCGCGGTGGTGGTGGCCACCAGCCTGGAAGCGGCCCGGGAGGGCGCCCGGCTGGTACGGATCGACTACGACGCCGGGCCGCACAGCACGGTCCTCACCGCCGAGCACCCCGGCCTGTACCGGCCGGACCAGGTCAACCCCAGCTACCCGACGGACACGGCGGAGGGCGACTTCGACGCCGGGTACGCGGCCGCGCCGGTACGGATGGACGCCACGTACCGGACGCCGGCCTACCACAACAACCCGATGGAGCCGCACGCCACCACCGCCCAGTGGCGCGACGGGCGGCTCCTGGTGCACGACTCCAACCAGGGCGCCGCGCCGGTGCAGGCCGCCCTGGCCGAGCTGTTCGAACTGCCCCGGGAGTCCGTCCGGGTGATCACCGAGCACGTCGGCGGCGGCTTCGGCGGCAAGGGGTACGCGAAGGCCGCCGTGGTGCTGGCCGCGCTGGCGGCCCGGCAGGTGGACCGGCCGGTCCGGTTGGCGCTGACCCGGCAGCAGGTGTTCGGGCCGGTCGGCTACCGCACCCCCACCATCCAGCGGGTCCGGCTCGCCGCCGACACCGACGGGCGGATCACCGCGATCTGCCACGACGCGATCAGCCAGACGTCGACACTCCGGGAGTTCGCCGAGCAGACGGCGGTCTACACCCGCAGCATGTACGCCGCGCCGCACCGACGCACCACGCACCGGCTGGTCCGCCTCGACGTGCCCACACCGTTCTGGATGCGCGCCCCGGGCGAGTGCCCCGGCGCGTACGCGCTGGAGTCGGCGATGGACGAGCTGGCCACCGCGGTCGGCATCGACCCGGTGGAGCTGCGGATCCGCAACGACCCGGCGGTCGACCCCGAGCTGGGGCGGGCCTTCACCAGCCGCAACCTGGTCGCCTGCCTGCGCGAAGGCGCCCGCCGGTTCGGCTGGGCCGAGCGGGACCCCGCACCCCGGGCCCGGCGCGACGGGCGCTGGCTGGTCGGCACCGGGGTGGCCGGCGCGAGCTACCCGGCCCGGGCGCGCGCCGCCGCCGCGACGGCCACCGCGCGCCCCGACGGCGGTTTCCTGGTCCGGATCGACGCCACCGACATCGGCACCGGGGCCCGGACCGCGCTCTGGCAGGTGGCGGCCGATGCGCTAGGGGTGCCGCCGGATCGGGTGGACATCCAGATCGGCGACAGCGACCTGCCGCCGGCCGGGGTGGCCGGCGGCTCGATGGGCACCGCCTCCTGGACCTGGGCGGTGATCCGGGCGTGCGAGGCGTTGCGGGAGAAGCTTCGGCACACCCCCGGCGGGGGGCCGTCCGACGGCGAGGTGACCGCCGAGGTGAGCACCGCCGACGAGGTACGCGAGCAGCCCGCGCTGCCCCGGTACGCGTACGGGGCGCACTTCGTCGAGGTCCGGGTGGACGCGGACACCGGCGAGGTGCGGGTGAACCGGATGCTCGGGGTGTTCGCCGCCGGGCGGGTGGTGAACCCGACGACCGCGCGCAGCCAGCTCATCGGCGGCATGACGATGGGCCTGTCGATGGCGATGCACGAGGAGGGCGTGCTCGACGAGCGGTACGGCGACTGGGTCAACCACGACCTGGCCACCTACCACATCACGGGGTGCGCGGACGTGGAGCGGATCGAGGCGCACTGGCTGGACGAGCAGGACGGCGAGCTGAATCCCGCCGGGGTGAAGGGCATCGGCGAGATCGGCATCGTCGGCTCTGCGGCGGCGATCACCAACGCGGTGCACCACGCCACCGGCGTACGCATCCGCGACCTGCCGATCCGGCTCGACAAGCTGATCGGGCTATCACCCTTGGCTTAA
- a CDS encoding ArsR/SmtB family transcription factor produces MHAFDVLGDPVRRRILELLADGEQTAGAVSAVIREEFGISQPAVSQHLKVLRDNGFATVRPEGARRLYAVDPRPLREVDGWLEHFRRFWTPPLAALATELARGRRERRLHGPADPPEERNPQ; encoded by the coding sequence GTGCACGCCTTCGACGTGCTGGGCGATCCGGTCCGGCGCCGCATCCTGGAGCTGCTCGCCGACGGCGAGCAGACCGCCGGCGCGGTCAGCGCGGTAATCCGCGAGGAGTTCGGCATCTCTCAGCCCGCCGTGTCCCAGCACCTCAAGGTGTTGCGGGACAACGGCTTCGCCACCGTGCGGCCGGAGGGCGCCCGGCGGCTCTACGCGGTCGACCCGCGCCCACTGCGCGAGGTGGACGGCTGGCTGGAGCACTTCCGCCGGTTCTGGACCCCGCCCCTGGCGGCACTCGCCACCGAGCTGGCCCGGGGCCGACGCGAACGTCGGCTGCACGGGCCCGCCGACCCACCCGAGGAGAGGAACCCACAATGA
- a CDS encoding SRPBCC family protein, translated as MIDAIEQINAVQRHVGSRTLEAGEARVSTLSQTYDATIEDLWDACTNAERIPRWFLPISGDLRLHGRYQLEGNASGTIESCDPPHRFTATWEFAGEVSWIEVRLTPVDNERTRFELDHIAHVDQDRWAQFGPGAVGVGWDLGLLGLASYLAGDGSGVSPEQSVEWSASDEGRRFTELSSELWGQASIAAGTDADEAKAAAERTTAFYTGTPAP; from the coding sequence ATGATCGACGCGATCGAGCAGATCAATGCCGTCCAGCGCCACGTCGGCAGCCGCACCCTGGAGGCCGGGGAGGCCCGGGTGAGCACGCTCAGCCAGACGTACGACGCGACGATCGAGGATCTCTGGGACGCCTGCACCAACGCCGAGCGCATCCCACGCTGGTTCCTGCCGATCTCCGGAGACCTGCGGCTGCACGGCCGGTACCAGCTCGAGGGCAACGCGAGCGGCACCATCGAGAGCTGCGATCCGCCGCACCGCTTCACCGCCACCTGGGAGTTCGCCGGCGAGGTGAGCTGGATCGAGGTCCGGCTCACCCCGGTCGACAACGAGCGGACCCGCTTCGAACTGGACCACATCGCGCACGTCGACCAGGACCGGTGGGCCCAGTTCGGGCCGGGCGCCGTCGGCGTCGGCTGGGACCTGGGCCTGCTCGGTCTCGCCTCGTACCTCGCCGGCGACGGCAGCGGGGTCTCGCCGGAGCAGAGCGTCGAATGGAGCGCCTCCGACGAGGGCCGGCGGTTCACGGAGCTGAGCAGCGAGCTGTGGGGACAGGCGAGCATCGCCGCCGGCACCGACGCCGACGAGGCGAAGGCCGCCGCCGAGCGCACCACCGCCTTCTACACCGGCACCCCAGCCCCCTAA
- a CDS encoding NUDIX domain-containing protein has protein sequence MTGTPYSHCSYCGAAYPAAGWPRVCAACGETVWRNPLPVAVAVLPVRTADGLGVVVVRRDIEPARGLLALPGGFIEYGEEWSDALVRELREETGLVAAAEDARLFAVHGAPAGGTMIVFGVLPERRAEELPPSAPTEEATEWLVLTEPVELAFSTHTRVLADFLTPDRRR, from the coding sequence ATGACCGGTACGCCGTACTCGCACTGCTCCTACTGCGGCGCCGCCTACCCGGCGGCCGGGTGGCCGCGGGTCTGTGCGGCCTGCGGCGAGACCGTCTGGCGCAACCCGCTGCCCGTCGCGGTGGCGGTGCTGCCGGTCCGCACCGCCGATGGCCTGGGTGTGGTGGTGGTCCGCCGGGACATCGAGCCGGCCCGCGGGCTGCTCGCGCTGCCGGGCGGTTTCATCGAGTACGGCGAGGAGTGGTCCGACGCGCTGGTCCGTGAGCTGCGGGAGGAGACCGGGCTGGTGGCGGCAGCCGAGGACGCCCGGCTGTTCGCGGTGCACGGCGCCCCGGCGGGCGGCACGATGATCGTCTTCGGGGTGCTGCCCGAGCGGCGAGCGGAGGAGCTGCCGCCGTCGGCGCCGACCGAGGAAGCGACCGAGTGGCTGGTGCTCACCGAGCCGGTCGAGCTGGCGTTCTCGACCCACACCCGGGTGCTCGCCGACTTCCTCACCCCCGACCGCCGGCGCTGA